In Brevibacillus marinus, the genomic window TGGAGCTGGGGGTTCCGCGCGAACAGGCATATGCCCGCTTGATCGCCCGTACCCGCTGCCCGGAATTGGAGACGTTGGTCACGGCTCTGCTGCAGGGGGGCAGGTTGGGGGTACCGATCTCCCGCACGTTTCAGGTTATGGCGGAAGACATGCGCAGCCGGAAGATCGCCGTGATCAAGGAAAAAGCGGCGAAAGCGGGGCCGAAAGTGACGCTGGTCACCTCGTTGTTGATTTTGCCCGGGGTGATGCTCTCCGTAATCGGGCTGCTTGTGCTCCATTTCCTTCAGCAATCGGGCATCATGAGCATCTTTCATCGTTCGTAAAGGCCGATTTCGTAACGGAAGGGATGGCGGATGCTTCCGTTCAACGCTTGAGCAAAAAACGTTGTTCATTCCGGCTGGTGAAGGGAGGTGAAGCGGGATGAAGCAGAAACCATGCGTTTCGCTGCGTCTTTGCAGCGTGCGGACGCTTTTGCGCAATCAGAGAGGGGCACAGGCAATTGAGTACGTCGCGGTGTGTGCGCTGGTTGTACTGCTGCTGACAGGGATCATGTCGGTCATTCAGGACGGGGGCGGCGAAGAGATTGGCAGCGCCGTTCTGGAAAAAATCAAGGGATGGTTTACGCAATGGGGCGAAGAGAGCGGATGAAAACGGGCGGCGGTTGCAAGGGGGGTGGTCGGCTGCGGCGGCTGACGGAAGAGCGGGGGTCACAGGCGATCGAATTCGTGGCTGTGCTTCCCCTGTTCCTGCTCGCGGTGATCATCGTCTGGCAGTTTGCGTTGGCCGCGACGGCCAAAGTGACTGCGGAAGCAGCGGCGATGGACGGAGCGCGGATGGCGATAGTCAGCGACGACAGGGCGGACGTGGAAGCGGCGGTGAGCAAAGTGGCCCATCAGTACGAACACAGCGTATCGCTTTCGCATGACGACCGTTACGTGACGGTGCGGGTGACGCTGCAGGTCCCGTTGCTGAATCAGGACGGCTTGTTTGATACGGCGGGGCTGTCGCTGCCGGTATCCGCAGCGGTGACCCTGCGAAAAGAAGCAAGCGGGGAGTGATCGCCGCTCCCGTACCCGAGCGGAATGGCCAGCAGCTGCGCTTGCGCCCTCCCGTTCACGGCAGGCAAAACGAAGAGAAGGAGAATCGCCGATGAAGCGTCGGATTGGGATTTGTTACCTTGCGCTCCTCTTGTTCATCTGCACCACGGGCACATCATGGGCGGCGGAGCAACAGCCGGTCGATGTCCGGTTGCAGCCCACGGCCAGCAAAGGCAAGCAGGAGCAGGCAAGCACGGTCATTGATTTGCCCGATTGGGCGGTTATTCCCGGCGAGGGGAACGAACCGGCAGAGGAAGCCCCGCGAGCGGGCAGCGGCCCCGCCTGGGAGCGGCCAAAAGCGGGAGCCGCCCCCGCAAGCCCGCTGCCAAACGCTGGGGTGATTCCCCCTGAGTTGGTGCCAAAAGTTGGCGCCGTTTCGGGTGGCCATCAACCGGCAGCAGGAGTCCCTTCCTTCGGTCCGGTGCCGGCAGCAGGGGGAACGCCCTCCGCTCTGGCCCCGGAATCCGGGGGCGCGCCTGACAGCGGAACGCCGACGGCAGGCGGCGCCCCCATCGGCAAAACGCCGGACGCGGGAGCGTCACCCGATCTTTACCTGCCGAATCCAAACGGGTTTGCGCAGCTTGTCGGCCAGTGGGTCCATGCTTGGAAAGACCATAACGTCGACGTGTCTGATTTTTGGCGCAAGGCAGGCCGCGGAATCGCGATGGGAGCGGTGGGGGCGGTTGCGCTGACCATCGTTGTCGCGGGTGTGATGGCGCTGGTTGGGACGACCATCACCGGCTCGCTGCTGCTGCCGCTTTTGGGCGCAGGCTTGGCCGTGGGGACAATATTTTCTTTGGGCTACTCGTTTGCTGCAGGCGACAGCTTTCAGCCGTGGAAGGGCGCTTTATGGGCAGCGATAGGAGCGGGAGTCGGGATGGCGGCTGTTTACGCCGGAGCAGGATTCGTGCTGCAAAGCGGCCTGCAGCTGCTTCGCAGCGGGATCAGCAGGTTTGCCGCCGCCCCTCTCGGCACGTTGCGAAGCATCTTGGCGAACAAATGGACGATGTGGTCGATCGGGACCAACCTCGTTTGGAACAGCTACGTCTACCGGGATGAACAGGGCAGCTTGCCTCGCACGGCAAGAGATTGGGGCAGAATTGTGCTGGGGAGTCTCATCAGCGCGCTTGTTTTTGATCGGTTCAGCCGTTTTGTCTCCGTCCAGAAACTGAATCAGCTGCGCAAAAATGTGCTGCAGTCGATCATCGGTGTCAGCGATACGGCGGTGTCCAATCTGGTGCTGCCGAAACGGGAACAAACGGCCAGCGGCTATCTTGCCGGGATTGCTGCCAATATGACGGTGAAGCCTGCCGTTTTCGGGAGACAGCTGGACCGGATGCGCAGGAAGCGGCAAATTGGCACGACGTTGGAGGAACTGCAGCTGCTGGGCGTCAGACCCCGCACGGCAGCAGCCGGAAAGAAGAAAAACAAACCGAAAACAACCAACAAAATGCTGGATCGACTGTACCGGCTGTCAGCAGCAGATGCTTCCAAAGTGCTCGGGTACCTGCGCCAGCAGCAAGGCTTGATCAGCAAAAACCAGCTGAAACTGCTGCAGAAGAACCAGGCGAAATACAATCGGTTTCTGTTTCGCGAAAAGGGGATCGATCTGGCCGGAAAGTACGCGGAAAGAAAGCTGGACAGCGGAATCGGTTGGGGGTTGGAACGGGCAGGGATCAACAATCAGCTGACGGCACAACAGGGACATGCGGGAAAAGGGGATTCAACGCGATGACGCGCATGACGCGCGGGAGAATCAGGCGCCGGCAGGTCCTGCATGACGAGCGCGGCAGTGTGGCCATTTTCACGATCGGTTGCTTGTCGCTCGCAATCGCGATCATCCTGTATCTGGCTTACTATTACGGTGGCTTCGTCTCGCTCCGGCAGGCGCAAAACGTGGCGGACAGCGCTGCGTTGGCCGCCGCTCAGGAATTGCGCGATCGATTTGTGGCCCAGATGCAGGATAAGACGCTGGCTACCGTGCGAACGTTTATACGAAAGCTGCGGGAAGAAGTCGAAGCGTGCGAAATAGAGCGCAAACCGGGCGACCCGCCCTGTCCGACTGTCGACGATTTGATCAAGCTGTACATCAAGCAATCGGAACTGGAACGGATCCTGCTCGCCAACAAGTACGACAAAGCTGAACACTGGCTGCTCGTGGTGGCAGAACCTCAATTTCACTTCGAGTACACGCCGGAAGCGAACGGCGACGTGCTGTACGAGACATTTCTGCAGCAGCAGCAGATCATCGTCCGGACAGCGCTGGAGGCAGCGGCGCGGAACAACGGAGAGCAGCGTTTGCTGATCAGGTTCCCGGTCGATGGCCGCCCGAAACTGGAGGTAAACGGCGTCAAAGCGATGCAGGTAAAGGAGCTGGCTGGCGGGCAGCCGGCCTGGATTACGGCGAAAGCGGCAGCAGGTATCGAACCGCAGGCGTTTGAAGTGGACGTCTCGCGAAAAATTCCCAAAACAATCAGGAAACATTAATCCAGAAACATTGGCCCCGCCGGTACAGGGATGGACAGCCAGGCAAACGGCGATCGCGATGCGGCGGGGGCCAAGCTGGGGGCCAAGCGATAGCCTGCTCGTCCGATTAACCAATTCACCGACGATTTAGCCAAAGGCCATGCTCGCGAGCGCAAACAGAGTATGGTTGTAGGGCAGGCGATCGGCGCCGGTCATCATCACCGGCGGCTGCCCCATTTGCCGGAAGCCGCGCTGCACCAGGCCTACCGACAGCTCGTGAAGCCCGCTGGGAATGTCCATGCGCAGTGTGCCCTGATGCTCACCGGCCAGATAGTCGATAAGCGCAAGGGCCAGTTCGGCGTCGGGGGCGACAAGCGGTCCGATCGTCAAGCGGCTGCCCCTTTGTACAGCCAGCCCGAACCCGGCAATCGATCCATCTGCGTGTCTGATTACCGCGCTGCGCGCCGCCTGGGTGAGGCGCGCGCGGAGCAATGCGTTCCGTCGCGCTCCGACGGCCGCTTCATCGAGGGCGATCACCGCCTCCACGTCATCGGCGGCCAGCGGACGGAGGCGATATGACGCGGCGAGATGACGCGGTAGGCAGCCATCGGGTATGCGGCCGTCGCGCATGCCGTCTGCGGAACGGTCCGTTTCAGCAGGCGGCTGATAGCGATCGCAAAGCAGTTTCTCGATCGTCTCGACGGTCCGAAAACCCAGCCGTTCATACAGCGGGACACCTGCCGCTGTCGCCACCAACATAATCGGCGTGCCGCCGCGTACAGCCTCGATACACTGCCGGGTCACGGCCTTGCCCAAGCCTCGTCCGCGGTACTGCTCACTTACGATGACCATGCCGAGCGAAGCCAGCTTGTCACCGTAGGGAAAAATGGCCGCACTGGACACAACTCGCCGATCTGCTGTCGTGTGCCCAAAAAAGATGCCGCTGGCGAACATCGTGCGCAGGTCTTCCGCCGAATATTCCCACCCCACACTGGCGGCCAACGAGAGCAGAGCGGGAATTGCTGTCTCGTCCAACCGCTGCAAGCGAATAGTATCCATAGGTTCCTCCTTCTTCTGTGTGCTCTTGTTTCGTCAAATCTTGGCTGCCAGCCGCTGTTTCTCATCCTCTCACCGCTACTCTTCTGCTTCCCAACCGCTTCTATTGCTCGCCGCTTTTCGGTGTGCCATCTGCTCCTCCCAGCGTTCCTAAGCTGCAATCTCACCTCATCCGCTATTTCCATCCTGGCCGACTAGCTTTTGCACCACCCATTTCCCGTGCCCTGTCTGCTGCTTGTATATCCCCACTGGTAACGGTTTTGGCGAATCGAAAGGTGTGCTCCGCGAACAGGGGCTCTCCCTTCGTAGAACAGGGGCTGCCCCTTCCTATGGACATCTTAGCACGCTTTTGTCGCGAAGATAAGACGATCATCGTGCTTGCGGACCGTTCCTGAATCATGCCCGCATCGCGCAGCGGCGGGGAACACGCACGCACTGTGGGGAGGACCGGGAAAAGGAGAACTTCGGCCCAAAGCTTAAAGGAGGAGCTGGTCCAACTGCTGCTGCGGCGGGAGAGGAAAATTCCTGCGGTGCCGCCGGATCAGCGGAAGGAAGTGTCCAGCGGGGTGATGTTCCGGGACCTGTCAAAAGAGGGTGGAGAGCAAAAAAAAGAGCGTGGGAGAAGCGTGGTGATGCGGCTGCTCATGCGCTGCTGCGCGCAAGTACCGCGTTGGGGGCGCTGTCCGGCTCCGGTCTGTCGTCGCCTCCGGCGGCATCCTGATGCTGACCGCCGCTCTGCTGGTTTGCGCATTCAACCATGGCAAAGCTGCAGTCCGGAAAAGGGCGAACTGCCGCCACGGCAGGCGAGCAACCTCTTCTTCTGGAGGCGGAGCGGAAAAGGCTGAACGGAAAAGGTTGATCGGAAAAGGGTGATCGGGAACCGGTTAATTGGCTGCAGGAAAGCGGACTGACGGTTATTTCTTAATAGTTCGTCCGAGAAATTTGCGCACGCGTTGGGTAAAGATCCGCCGGCCTGCTGATTTGACGGCTTCATGGTCACCAACAGTAGTTGGACGATACAGGGAAAAAGCGTTTCGCTTATCCACTGTTCAACACCTCGCTTGTTGAGATAGCGCCCTACGTAAGGGCAGGTCAATTGCGGAAAAATCAACGGCGGTTGTCCAAATTATAATAGATATAATTTTAAATTAATTTTAATATAACACGAACTCCCTGCGAACCGCAAGAGCACGTTTGCCCAGCGAAAACCAATTTCGTCAACGGAGGCCGCCGGGCTGCCCGCTGAAGGAGGCGTGTTTCCGCGATCATGCGGGAAAACGGCCAGACCCAGCAAAGCAGAAGCGCACACACGATGCCAACGGGCGCGTCGAGCCAGGGCTGCTTGAGGGGCACCAGGGGTTGCTGAAGCGGTGGCCATGCGGAACGTAAAAAAGAAAGGCACAATATCTATATGTAATAATATTACATATAAATTGATTGACTTTTGTAACAATATTACATAGAATAAGAGTAAAATCACGGAAAAAGCAGAAAATTCCGTGCTGGAGGATAGGATCGTCTGCTGCAGGGGGAGTTCGGATGGGAAGCGGAGGGTGCCGGGACTTGCGGTTGTACAGGGAAAAGCGGGAGCATTTGCTGGTCGGCTTGATGTCCGGCACGTCGCTGGACGGCGTGGATGCCGCGTTGGTTGCCATTCACACGAAAGCGGACGGAGCGATCGAACGGGTGGCGCTCAAAGCGTTTTCCTATTTGCCGTATACGGACGATCTGCGGGATTGGCTGATGCGGCTGTGCCGGTTGGAGACGGCTCGCCTCGATCAACTGGTGGTCGCCCATTACGGCTTGGCCGAGTGGTACGCGCAGGCAGTCCGGCAGCTCTTGGAGCAGGCGAACGTCCCGGCTGCTGACGTGGATGCCGTCTGTGTGCATGGGCAGACCGTCTGGCACATCGCTGGAACGACGCCTTTTCCCGGTCCGAAAGGGGAGCTGGCGGTGCGCGCTTCCCTGCAGATCGGGGAATTGTCGACGCTGGCAGAGAGGCTGGGCCTTCCGGTCGTCGGCAACTTCCGCGCCCGCGACCTGGCTGCCGGCGGGGAAGGCGCCCCCTTGGTTCCGTACGCCGATCTGATCCTGTACGGTCATCCGACAAAAGGCAGGCTGCTGCAAAACATCGGCGGGATCGCCAACGTGACCGTGCTTCCGGCGGCTGCCTCGCCCGAGCAAATATACGCCTTTGATACCGGCCCGGGCAACATGCTGATCGATGAACTGGTCTGGCGGGCGACGAAGGGACGCCAGCGGTTTGACGAGGGAGGGCGGATTGCCGCGAGCGGGCAGGTTTCCGCGGAATTGCTGGCTCTCTTCCTGCAGGATGCGTTTTACTGGCAGCGCCCGCCGAAAAGTACGGGACGCGAAGTGTACGGCAAGGCCTTTGCCGATCGTTTCGTCCGCGAGGGGGGGAAGCTGCAGCTGGCCGTTCCCGATCTGATCGCCACAGCAACCGCCCTGACCGCGCGGACGATTGGGATCGCTTATCGCGAGCATGTGTTTCCCCGCGTGCGCGTGGACGAAGTGATCATCTCCGGCGGCGGGGCGCATAACCAGACACTGCTGGCGATGATCAGGCGGGAACTGCCGGCGGATGTGGCGCTCACCACCTCCACGGCGTACGGCGTGCCGGATGATGCCAAGGAAGCGGTGGCTTTCGCGATCCTCGGCCATGAGACCCTGATGGGCCGCCCCGGCAATCTGCCGTCGGTGACGGGCGCTTCCCGGCCGGTGGTGCTGGGCAATTTGTGCGGGTAGCGGCGATGTGTCG contains:
- a CDS encoding GNAT family N-acetyltransferase — its product is MDTIRLQRLDETAIPALLSLAASVGWEYSAEDLRTMFASGIFFGHTTADRRVVSSAAIFPYGDKLASLGMVIVSEQYRGRGLGKAVTRQCIEAVRGGTPIMLVATAAGVPLYERLGFRTVETIEKLLCDRYQPPAETDRSADGMRDGRIPDGCLPRHLAASYRLRPLAADDVEAVIALDEAAVGARRNALLRARLTQAARSAVIRHADGSIAGFGLAVQRGSRLTIGPLVAPDAELALALIDYLAGEHQGTLRMDIPSGLHELSVGLVQRGFRQMGQPPVMMTGADRLPYNHTLFALASMAFG
- a CDS encoding TadE/TadG family type IV pilus assembly protein, with protein sequence MKQKPCVSLRLCSVRTLLRNQRGAQAIEYVAVCALVVLLLTGIMSVIQDGGGEEIGSAVLEKIKGWFTQWGEESG
- a CDS encoding TadE/TadG family type IV pilus assembly protein, with amino-acid sequence MGRRERMKTGGGCKGGGRLRRLTEERGSQAIEFVAVLPLFLLAVIIVWQFALAATAKVTAEAAAMDGARMAIVSDDRADVEAAVSKVAHQYEHSVSLSHDDRYVTVRVTLQVPLLNQDGLFDTAGLSLPVSAAVTLRKEASGE
- a CDS encoding pilus assembly protein TadG-related protein codes for the protein MTRMTRGRIRRRQVLHDERGSVAIFTIGCLSLAIAIILYLAYYYGGFVSLRQAQNVADSAALAAAQELRDRFVAQMQDKTLATVRTFIRKLREEVEACEIERKPGDPPCPTVDDLIKLYIKQSELERILLANKYDKAEHWLLVVAEPQFHFEYTPEANGDVLYETFLQQQQIIVRTALEAAARNNGEQRLLIRFPVDGRPKLEVNGVKAMQVKELAGGQPAWITAKAAAGIEPQAFEVDVSRKIPKTIRKH
- a CDS encoding anhydro-N-acetylmuramic acid kinase — protein: MGSGGCRDLRLYREKREHLLVGLMSGTSLDGVDAALVAIHTKADGAIERVALKAFSYLPYTDDLRDWLMRLCRLETARLDQLVVAHYGLAEWYAQAVRQLLEQANVPAADVDAVCVHGQTVWHIAGTTPFPGPKGELAVRASLQIGELSTLAERLGLPVVGNFRARDLAAGGEGAPLVPYADLILYGHPTKGRLLQNIGGIANVTVLPAAASPEQIYAFDTGPGNMLIDELVWRATKGRQRFDEGGRIAASGQVSAELLALFLQDAFYWQRPPKSTGREVYGKAFADRFVREGGKLQLAVPDLIATATALTARTIGIAYREHVFPRVRVDEVIISGGGAHNQTLLAMIRRELPADVALTTSTAYGVPDDAKEAVAFAILGHETLMGRPGNLPSVTGASRPVVLGNLCG